The following are encoded together in the Streptomyces flavofungini genome:
- a CDS encoding RHS repeat-associated core domain-containing protein, giving the protein MRADGGGTNDPTGLIHLGAREYDPTLGRFLSVDPINDHDDPAQLNAYSYAHNSPLTKSDPDGLRPLGPTDHGPAGDAWWAADHGMYAGYKYKGNGRWIWKQTPRKGKVFRKRYNAYRANPSHYLIDDSHARARARQSAINRAKWQAQARADAEQKRAEEAQRRKKDGIWGNIKKGNLRAAWDNTGGKVVSKAHGFMQENSKTLGWVGVGLGAVSMFTPMGWITTGAMVGGIALGAATTADACASKQWGSCGIGAAILGFAGGAVALTRTSTSLLRSTTRAGFGQQVLRFTVAGGARGVARVADVSSVGFTVIGTTTGGNLGTSNHREDY; this is encoded by the coding sequence GTGAGGGCTGATGGCGGCGGCACCAACGACCCCACCGGCCTGATCCACCTCGGCGCCCGCGAATACGACCCCACACTCGGCCGCTTCCTCTCCGTCGACCCCATCAACGACCACGACGACCCCGCACAGCTCAACGCCTACTCCTACGCCCACAACAGCCCCCTCACCAAATCCGACCCCGACGGCCTGCGCCCCCTCGGCCCCACCGACCACGGCCCCGCCGGCGACGCCTGGTGGGCCGCCGACCACGGCATGTACGCCGGATACAAGTACAAAGGCAACGGCCGCTGGATCTGGAAACAAACCCCCAGAAAGGGCAAAGTCTTCCGCAAACGCTACAACGCCTACCGCGCCAACCCCTCCCACTACCTCATCGACGACAGCCACGCCCGCGCCCGAGCCCGCCAATCCGCCATCAACCGCGCCAAATGGCAAGCCCAAGCACGAGCCGACGCAGAACAAAAGCGCGCCGAAGAAGCCCAACGCCGCAAGAAGGACGGCATCTGGGGCAACATCAAGAAGGGCAACCTCCGCGCAGCATGGGACAACACTGGCGGCAAAGTCGTCAGTAAGGCCCACGGGTTCATGCAAGAAAATAGCAAAACCTTGGGCTGGGTCGGCGTCGGCCTAGGCGCGGTTTCTATGTTCACACCGATGGGGTGGATTACTACTGGAGCTATGGTTGGTGGGATCGCACTCGGCGCCGCCACAACAGCTGATGCGTGCGCCTCCAAACAATGGGGAAGCTGCGGAATAGGAGCTGCGATTCTGGGGTTTGCTGGAGGGGCTGTTGCTCTCACAAGAACATCGACCTCGCTACTACGTAGCACTACGAGGGCTGGATTCGGTCAGCAGGTGCTCCGTTTCACCGTAGCGGGCGGGGCTCGGGGCGTAGCCCGGGTTGCTGACGTGAGTTCTGTGGGATTCACAGTGATCGGAACGACTACCGGCGGAAATTTGGGCACATCGAATCACCGAGAGGACTATTAG